The Georgenia sp. TF02-10 genome window below encodes:
- the cas7e gene encoding type I-E CRISPR-associated protein Cas7/Cse4/CasC, whose translation MNRLTIDVHILQTVPPSNINRDDTGSPKTAVYGGTRRARVSSQAWKRPTRLALNDLVDIRDLGWRTKRVVELLADVVVKMDPELAGRGTEIAETMLGAAGIKLADPRKKPDAERGAKESGYLLFLGRRQLERLAEQGIAAERDGRLATVEKDREERKRAQAAVKGQNPVDIALFGRMVADVSDLNVDAAVQVAHAISVHEVETEFDYFTAVDDHKQADVEEDAGAGMIGSIEFNSSTLYRYATVAVPLLRANLGDDEATRRAVEAFLQAFVTSMPTGKITTFGNRTLPDVVLVTARTDQPVSYVGAFEEPVPAGQPGGRSGEAARRLAAYARDLEAAYGAAPAAAWVVAVGDKGAALAGVAQPVTLPELVSQAGEHVAAALAARS comes from the coding sequence ATGAATCGCCTGACCATCGACGTGCACATCCTGCAGACAGTCCCGCCGAGCAACATCAACCGGGACGACACCGGCAGCCCGAAGACGGCCGTGTATGGCGGCACCCGTCGCGCCCGGGTGTCCAGCCAGGCCTGGAAGCGGCCGACCCGCCTCGCGCTGAACGACCTCGTGGACATCCGCGACCTCGGGTGGCGCACCAAGCGGGTCGTGGAGCTGCTCGCCGACGTCGTCGTCAAGATGGACCCCGAGCTGGCCGGCCGCGGCACCGAGATCGCCGAGACCATGCTCGGGGCCGCCGGCATCAAGCTGGCCGACCCGCGGAAGAAGCCCGACGCCGAGCGTGGGGCGAAGGAGTCGGGCTACCTCCTCTTCCTCGGCCGGCGCCAGCTCGAGCGCCTGGCCGAGCAGGGCATCGCCGCCGAGCGCGACGGTCGCCTGGCGACCGTGGAAAAGGACCGCGAGGAGAGGAAGCGGGCACAGGCCGCGGTCAAGGGCCAGAACCCGGTGGACATCGCCCTCTTCGGCCGGATGGTTGCTGACGTGTCGGATTTGAACGTCGACGCCGCCGTCCAGGTGGCGCACGCCATCTCGGTGCACGAGGTGGAGACCGAGTTCGACTACTTCACTGCGGTCGACGACCACAAGCAGGCCGACGTGGAGGAGGACGCCGGAGCCGGGATGATCGGCTCCATCGAGTTCAACTCGTCCACGCTGTACCGGTACGCCACCGTCGCGGTCCCTCTCCTGCGTGCGAACCTCGGCGACGACGAGGCCACCCGTCGGGCGGTGGAGGCCTTCCTGCAGGCCTTCGTCACCTCCATGCCCACCGGGAAGATCACCACCTTCGGCAACCGCACGCTGCCCGACGTCGTCCTCGTCACCGCCCGGACCGACCAGCCGGTGTCCTACGTGGGCGCCTTCGAGGAGCCCGTCCCCGCCGGCCAGCCCGGTGGACGGTCCGGGGAGGCAGCCCGCCGGCTCGCCGCCTACGCCCGTGACCTGGAGGCGGCGTACGGCGCCGCCCCGGCGGCCGCCTGGGTCGTCGCCGTCGGCGACAAGGGCGCAGCGCTGGCCGGGGTGGCTCAGCCGGTCACCCTTCCCGAGCTCGTCAGCCAGGCGGGCGAGCACGTGGCAGCCGCGCTCGCCGCACGGTCATGA
- the cas5e gene encoding type I-E CRISPR-associated protein Cas5/CasD: protein MSVLLLRLAGPLQSWGSESRFVRRTTEPQPTKSGVLGLLAAALGRRRTDPIEDLVGLRFGVRADQPGTLVRDFQTARSLDGKATFPLSYRYYLADGAFVAAVEGPDGLLEGLDEAVRSPAFPLYLGRRSCPPAGPVSLGLRPGLLRTALAAEPWHASRLHQSRHAGPTVRLDLILDAEDDSVGAESSRDVPISFDPALRQYSWRSIVRDQTELPNPQFDARAPQLDTRAALPGPRRRRVRHEPLDALGGA from the coding sequence ATGAGCGTCCTCTTGCTCCGCCTGGCCGGGCCGCTGCAGTCCTGGGGTTCCGAGAGCCGGTTCGTCAGGCGCACCACCGAGCCGCAGCCGACCAAGAGCGGCGTCCTCGGGCTGCTCGCCGCGGCACTGGGGCGCCGACGGACCGATCCCATCGAGGACCTCGTCGGACTGCGCTTCGGGGTCCGCGCGGACCAGCCCGGCACCCTCGTCCGGGACTTCCAGACCGCCCGCTCCCTCGACGGCAAGGCGACGTTTCCGTTGTCCTACCGCTACTACCTCGCCGACGGCGCCTTCGTCGCTGCCGTCGAAGGCCCGGACGGGTTGCTCGAGGGACTGGACGAGGCGGTGCGGTCGCCGGCGTTCCCGCTCTACCTGGGTCGGCGGTCCTGCCCACCGGCCGGCCCGGTGAGCCTGGGCCTGCGGCCGGGGCTGCTGCGGACGGCTCTGGCGGCGGAGCCGTGGCACGCCTCGCGCCTGCACCAATCCCGCCACGCTGGTCCGACCGTCCGGCTCGACCTGATCCTCGACGCCGAGGACGACAGCGTCGGCGCCGAGTCGAGCCGGGACGTCCCGATCTCCTTCGACCCCGCCTTGCGGCAGTACTCCTGGCGCAGCATCGTCCGGGACCAGACCGAGCTGCCCAACCCGCAGTTCGACGCCCGGGCACCGCAGCTCGACACCCGGGCAGCCCTGCCCGGCCCGCGCAGGCGTCGGGTCCGGCACGAGCCGCTAGACGCCCTGGGGGGTGCCTGA
- the cas6e gene encoding type I-E CRISPR-associated protein Cas6/Cse3/CasE: MFLTRFEINPARRGARRLLGSAQAMHAAVLAGFPRSAVPERVLWRLDRGEAGTFLYVVSPRQPDFTHLAEQAGWPTTAAWITRPYDALLSSLRENQRWAFRLTANPTRSVRVQEGRRGQRVGHVTVAQQLDWFLRRTERWGFALEESTVDGAAHPSVAVVARDLLSFDRREPGTAGAPRRVTIARATYEGLLRVNDPAALRSVLMEGAGPAKAYGCGLLTLAPLGPS; encoded by the coding sequence GTGTTCCTGACACGGTTCGAGATCAATCCGGCCCGGCGCGGCGCCCGGAGGCTCCTTGGCTCGGCCCAGGCCATGCATGCTGCGGTTCTCGCCGGGTTCCCCCGCTCGGCCGTTCCCGAACGGGTCCTGTGGCGTCTCGACCGGGGGGAGGCGGGGACGTTCCTCTACGTGGTCAGTCCCCGGCAGCCGGACTTCACCCATCTTGCCGAACAGGCCGGCTGGCCGACAACGGCCGCATGGATCACGCGGCCCTACGACGCCCTGCTGAGTTCCCTCCGAGAGAACCAGCGGTGGGCCTTCCGCCTCACTGCCAACCCGACTCGCAGCGTCCGGGTGCAGGAGGGCCGGCGCGGCCAGCGCGTGGGGCACGTGACAGTGGCGCAGCAGCTCGACTGGTTCCTCCGCCGGACCGAGCGCTGGGGGTTCGCGCTCGAGGAGAGCACCGTGGACGGGGCTGCCCACCCGTCGGTCGCCGTCGTGGCACGCGACCTGCTCTCCTTCGACCGGCGCGAACCTGGCACGGCGGGCGCCCCGCGACGGGTCACCATCGCCCGCGCGACGTACGAGGGCCTCCTCCGCGTCAACGACCCTGCAGCGTTGCGCTCGGTGCTGATGGAGGGCGCGGGACCGGCCAAGGCGTACGGGTGCGGCCTGTTGACCTTGGCCCCGTTGGGACCGTCGTGA
- the cas1e gene encoding type I-E CRISPR-associated endonuclease Cas1e encodes MTRGPAPPPISSLARAADRLSFVYLEHAVIHRDANAITSTDQRGIVHIPAASLGTLILGPGTTISHGAVMLLAESGATAVWAGERAVRYYAHGRPLSRSSSLLEEQARLVSNRNLRLAVAREMYAMRFPGEEVSAPSMQQLRGREGARVRRSYREHSERTGVPWGRRDYRPDDFAASDAVNQALSAANTALYGLVHAAIVALGCSPGLGFVHTGHDRSFVYDVADLYKAEVSIPVAFDVAKEPLADVPTMTRRLMRDRMTELHLIERCVRDIQHLLGSRPEEGEGELDDGVEADVVALWDGADEVVAAGTNYGEEDVDW; translated from the coding sequence GTGACACGCGGCCCGGCACCTCCGCCGATCTCGTCACTGGCGCGTGCCGCCGACCGGCTCAGTTTCGTGTACCTGGAGCACGCGGTGATCCACCGGGACGCCAACGCCATCACGTCGACCGACCAACGCGGCATCGTCCACATCCCGGCGGCCTCGCTCGGCACGCTCATCCTCGGCCCGGGCACGACCATCAGCCACGGGGCCGTGATGCTGCTTGCCGAGAGCGGTGCCACGGCCGTCTGGGCCGGCGAGCGGGCCGTCCGGTACTACGCGCACGGCCGCCCGCTCTCGCGGAGCTCGAGCCTGCTGGAGGAGCAGGCACGGCTGGTGTCGAACCGTAACCTGCGGCTGGCGGTGGCCCGCGAGATGTATGCGATGCGGTTCCCTGGTGAGGAGGTCTCGGCACCGAGCATGCAGCAGCTCCGCGGTCGGGAGGGCGCGCGGGTGCGGCGCAGCTATCGGGAGCACAGCGAGCGCACCGGCGTTCCGTGGGGCCGCCGGGACTACCGGCCGGACGACTTCGCCGCCTCGGATGCGGTCAACCAGGCACTCTCGGCGGCGAACACCGCGCTGTACGGTCTCGTGCACGCCGCCATCGTCGCCCTGGGGTGCAGCCCGGGCCTGGGGTTCGTGCACACCGGCCATGACCGCTCCTTCGTCTACGACGTCGCCGACCTGTACAAGGCCGAGGTCTCGATCCCGGTTGCGTTCGACGTGGCCAAGGAGCCTCTGGCAGACGTGCCGACCATGACCCGGCGGCTGATGCGCGACCGCATGACGGAGCTCCACCTGATCGAGCGGTGCGTGCGCGACATCCAGCACCTGCTGGGCAGCCGGCCCGAGGAGGGAGAGGGCGAGCTGGACGACGGCGTCGAGGCGGACGTCGTCGCACTGTGGGACGGCGCCGACGAAGTGGTGGCCGCCGGGACCAATTACGGCGAGGAGGACGTGGACTGGTGA
- the cas2e gene encoding type I-E CRISPR-associated endoribonuclease Cas2e: MVLVLTACPTGLRGQLTRWLLEVAPGVFVGNPNPRVRDGLWERVAEGIGGGRALLVHSARNEQRLAFRSHGHDWKPTDFEGIELMMRPLPDDGRGPLFLGAAPRPPEHWSTAARRRRFGRMANRDPGLK, translated from the coding sequence ATGGTGCTCGTGCTCACTGCATGCCCGACCGGACTACGCGGACAGCTGACACGCTGGCTGCTGGAGGTCGCGCCTGGCGTGTTCGTCGGAAACCCGAACCCACGCGTGCGGGACGGGTTGTGGGAGCGGGTCGCGGAGGGCATCGGTGGTGGCCGTGCGCTCCTCGTGCACTCTGCCCGGAACGAGCAGCGCCTGGCCTTCCGCAGTCACGGCCATGACTGGAAGCCCACCGACTTCGAGGGCATCGAGCTCATGATGCGTCCGCTGCCCGACGACGGACGTGGTCCGCTCTTCCTCGGCGCCGCCCCCCGCCCGCCGGAGCACTGGAGCACCGCTGCCCGGAGGCGCCGGTTCGGCAGGATGGCCAACCGGGATCCCGGGCTCAAGTGA
- a CDS encoding potassium channel family protein, translating into MEAPLTTSAVLFLIAYAIPIVWPAVSPGIARTCSAVVTATWVLLGVDYAIRLALAPRRWHFIRTNLLDLASLALPLLRPLRLLRLVALLSVLNRAGTHTLRGRVVTYVAGGSALLIFAGALAITDAERSAREANISGFGDGLWWAITTVTTVGYGDRYPVTTTGRFVALALMIGGVALLGVVPQPWLPGSWSACAPATRTKRQSPARRSPSSASRSGR; encoded by the coding sequence ATGGAGGCGCCCTTGACGACCTCGGCAGTCCTGTTCCTGATCGCCTATGCCATCCCCATCGTCTGGCCGGCCGTCTCCCCGGGCATCGCGCGGACGTGCAGCGCCGTCGTGACGGCGACGTGGGTCTTGCTCGGCGTGGACTACGCGATCCGGCTGGCTCTTGCGCCGCGCCGTTGGCACTTCATCCGCACCAACCTGCTCGACCTGGCCTCCCTGGCCCTGCCGCTGCTGCGACCGCTGCGGCTCCTCCGGCTCGTCGCGCTCTTGTCGGTACTGAACCGAGCCGGCACGCACACGCTCCGGGGCCGCGTCGTCACGTACGTCGCAGGCGGATCCGCACTGCTGATCTTCGCCGGCGCCCTGGCGATCACCGACGCCGAGCGCAGCGCGCGCGAGGCAAACATCTCCGGCTTCGGCGACGGCCTGTGGTGGGCGATCACCACGGTGACGACCGTGGGCTACGGCGACCGGTACCCAGTCACGACCACGGGCAGGTTCGTTGCGCTGGCGCTGATGATCGGCGGTGTCGCCCTGCTCGGAGTCGTGCCGCAACCCTGGCTTCCTGGCTCGTGGAGCGCGTGCGCGCCGGCAACGAGGACGAAGCGACAGTCACCCGCGCGCAGATCGCCGAGCTCAGCGAGCAGGTCCGGTCGCTGA
- a CDS encoding extracellular solute-binding protein, which translates to MRTRRSVPVVAGAAGIALLAAACGTSGADTGGEAAASGDGEGGDVTLTVATFNEFGYEELIEEYMDANPGVTVEHKKAATSNEARDNMNTRLAAGSGLADIEAIEVDWLPELMQYSDKFVDLADPAVEGRWLDWKVEQATTPDGALIGYGTDIGPVSVCYRSDLFAAAGLPTDRAEVAALLEGDWDTYFEVGRQFAASSDVPWFDSAQATYQGMINQVANAYEESDGTPIPLAENAEVKDLYDQVVAAGVDDGLSAHLEQWSEDWVNAFQNDGFATMLCPGWMLGVIEGNAAGVEGWDIADVYPGGGGNWGGSFLTVPAQGEHPEEAKALAQWLTAPEQQLKAFEAKGTFPSQVEALESEELRGQTNEFFNDAPVGEILANRAEAVEVTPFKGPNYFAIHQTVSDAITRADVGSDDAASSWEKALAAFDELGLG; encoded by the coding sequence GTGCGCACAAGGAGATCCGTCCCGGTGGTCGCCGGCGCGGCCGGCATCGCCCTGCTCGCCGCGGCCTGCGGCACCAGCGGCGCGGACACCGGCGGCGAGGCCGCCGCCTCGGGCGACGGCGAGGGTGGCGATGTCACCCTGACCGTGGCCACGTTCAACGAGTTCGGCTACGAGGAGCTCATCGAGGAGTACATGGACGCCAACCCGGGCGTCACCGTGGAGCACAAGAAGGCGGCCACCTCCAACGAGGCCCGCGACAACATGAACACCCGCCTCGCGGCCGGCTCCGGCCTGGCCGACATCGAGGCGATCGAGGTCGACTGGCTCCCCGAGCTCATGCAGTACTCCGACAAGTTCGTCGACCTCGCCGACCCGGCCGTGGAGGGCCGCTGGCTGGACTGGAAGGTGGAGCAGGCCACCACGCCCGACGGCGCCCTGATCGGCTACGGCACGGACATCGGCCCGGTGAGCGTGTGCTACCGCAGCGACCTCTTCGCCGCGGCCGGCCTGCCCACCGACCGCGCCGAGGTCGCGGCGCTGCTCGAGGGCGACTGGGACACGTACTTCGAGGTGGGCCGCCAGTTCGCGGCGAGCTCGGACGTGCCCTGGTTCGACTCCGCCCAGGCCACCTACCAGGGCATGATCAACCAGGTCGCCAACGCCTACGAGGAGTCGGACGGCACCCCGATCCCGCTGGCGGAGAACGCCGAGGTCAAGGACCTGTACGACCAGGTGGTCGCGGCCGGCGTCGACGACGGCCTCTCCGCGCACCTGGAGCAGTGGAGCGAGGACTGGGTCAACGCCTTCCAGAACGACGGCTTCGCCACCATGCTCTGCCCGGGCTGGATGCTCGGGGTCATCGAGGGCAACGCCGCCGGCGTCGAGGGCTGGGACATCGCCGACGTCTACCCCGGCGGGGGCGGGAACTGGGGCGGGTCGTTCCTGACCGTGCCGGCCCAGGGCGAGCACCCGGAGGAGGCCAAGGCGCTGGCCCAGTGGCTGACCGCCCCGGAGCAGCAGCTCAAGGCCTTCGAGGCCAAGGGCACCTTCCCCAGCCAGGTCGAGGCGCTGGAGAGCGAGGAGCTCCGCGGCCAGACGAACGAGTTCTTCAACGACGCCCCGGTCGGGGAGATCCTGGCCAACCGGGCCGAGGCCGTGGAGGTCACGCCCTTCAAGGGCCCGAACTACTTCGCGATCCACCAGACCGTCTCGGACGCGATCACGCGCGCGGACGTCGGCAGCGACGACGCCGCCTCCTCCTGGGAGAAGGCCCTGGCGGCGTTCGACGAGCTCGGGCTCGGCTGA
- a CDS encoding carbohydrate ABC transporter permease encodes MATTAPARRLPAPPPADPGPRAPRATLRQRLARWDVRLSPYLYVAPFFLVFAVAGLFPIVYTAYVSVHDWHLIGGQGEFVGLQNFVDVLQQPRFRTALRNTFSIFLLSSVPQVAMAIALAAVLDANLRAKTFWRMGVLLPYVVAPVAVSLIFSKMFADQSGLINALLAGVGVEPIRWHSDVLASHVAIASMVNFRWTGYNTLIALAAMQAVPRELYEAAVIDGAGRLRQFFSITVPMLRPTIIFIVITSTIGGLQIFDEPRMFDQMGLGGADRQWMTLTMYLYELGWGAQKSFGRASAVAWLLFLIIVLIGLVNFALTRRIASSGGKGGQR; translated from the coding sequence ATGGCCACCACCGCACCCGCCCGGCGCCTGCCCGCGCCGCCGCCGGCCGACCCCGGCCCCCGGGCCCCGCGCGCGACCCTGCGCCAGCGGCTCGCCCGGTGGGACGTCCGGCTCTCGCCCTACCTCTACGTCGCGCCGTTCTTCCTGGTCTTCGCGGTCGCCGGGCTCTTCCCCATCGTCTACACCGCCTACGTCTCGGTGCACGACTGGCACCTCATCGGCGGCCAGGGCGAGTTCGTCGGCCTGCAGAACTTCGTCGACGTCCTCCAGCAGCCGCGGTTCCGCACCGCGCTGCGGAACACCTTCAGCATCTTCCTGCTCTCCTCGGTGCCGCAGGTGGCCATGGCCATCGCCCTCGCCGCGGTGCTGGACGCCAACCTGCGCGCCAAGACGTTCTGGCGGATGGGCGTCCTGCTGCCCTACGTGGTGGCGCCGGTGGCCGTGTCGCTGATCTTCTCCAAGATGTTCGCCGACCAGTCCGGCCTGATCAACGCCCTGCTCGCCGGGGTCGGCGTCGAGCCGATCCGGTGGCACTCCGACGTGCTCGCCAGCCACGTCGCGATCGCCAGCATGGTCAACTTCCGGTGGACCGGGTACAACACGCTGATCGCGCTGGCCGCGATGCAGGCGGTGCCGCGCGAGCTGTACGAGGCCGCCGTCATCGACGGCGCCGGCCGGCTGCGCCAGTTCTTCTCCATCACCGTCCCGATGCTTCGGCCGACGATCATCTTCATCGTCATCACCTCCACCATCGGCGGCCTGCAGATCTTCGACGAGCCCCGCATGTTCGACCAGATGGGCCTGGGCGGGGCGGACCGGCAGTGGATGACCCTGACCATGTACCTCTACGAGCTCGGCTGGGGCGCGCAGAAGAGCTTCGGGCGGGCCTCCGCCGTCGCCTGGCTGCTCTTCCTGATCATCGTGCTGATCGGCCTGGTCAACTTCGCGCTGACCCGCCGCATCGCCTCCAGCGGCGGCAAGGGGGGCCAGCGATGA
- a CDS encoding carbohydrate ABC transporter permease, translating into MSAPSVPMIRQTAGRGAARAAARRRGTGGVNRRPGWVTYAVLTVVLLISAYPIYYAVLLASSDAATIAQNPVPSLIPGENLLANLRRVVESDIKFWPALVNSIIVSTVTALSVVVFATLAGYSFAKLRFRGRGPLLVFVVATMAVPTQLGIVPLFIVMSKLGWVGQLQAVIVPGMVTAFGVFWMTQYLQEALPYELIEAARVDGCSMIRTFWHVALPAARPAAAMLALFTFVGSWTNFFWPFVVLGAANPTLPVAIQLLQASYFKDYSLILAGVVASTLPLVLVFVVAGRHLVTGIMQGAVKG; encoded by the coding sequence ATGAGCGCGCCGTCCGTCCCGATGATCCGGCAGACCGCCGGCCGCGGCGCCGCCCGGGCGGCCGCCCGCCGCCGCGGGACCGGCGGGGTGAACCGCCGGCCCGGCTGGGTCACCTACGCCGTGCTGACCGTGGTGCTGCTGATCTCGGCCTACCCGATCTACTACGCGGTCCTGCTCGCCTCCTCCGACGCCGCCACCATCGCGCAGAACCCGGTGCCGTCCCTGATCCCCGGGGAGAACCTGCTGGCGAACCTGCGCCGGGTCGTGGAGTCGGACATCAAGTTCTGGCCAGCCCTGGTCAACAGCATCATCGTCTCCACCGTCACCGCGCTGTCCGTGGTCGTCTTCGCCACCCTGGCCGGGTACTCCTTCGCCAAGCTCCGGTTCCGCGGCCGCGGCCCGCTGCTGGTCTTCGTCGTCGCGACGATGGCGGTGCCCACCCAGCTCGGGATCGTGCCGCTGTTCATCGTGATGTCCAAGCTCGGCTGGGTCGGCCAGCTCCAGGCGGTCATCGTGCCCGGGATGGTCACCGCCTTCGGGGTGTTCTGGATGACCCAGTACCTGCAGGAGGCCCTGCCCTACGAGCTTATCGAGGCGGCCCGGGTGGACGGCTGCTCGATGATCCGCACCTTCTGGCACGTGGCCCTGCCGGCCGCCCGGCCCGCCGCAGCGATGCTCGCCCTGTTCACCTTCGTGGGGTCCTGGACGAACTTCTTCTGGCCCTTCGTGGTCCTCGGGGCCGCCAACCCCACCCTGCCGGTGGCGATCCAGCTGCTGCAGGCCTCCTACTTCAAGGACTACTCGCTGATCCTGGCGGGCGTGGTCGCCTCGACCCTCCCGCTGGTCCTCGTCTTCGTCGTCGCCGGGCGCCACCTCGTCACCGGCATCATGCAAGGAGCCGTCAAGGGATGA
- a CDS encoding glycoside hydrolase family 1 protein, with protein sequence MNATTTRSVPAPAGQAPGPGHPVAPGQAPAPGQVPAPADAPAPADAPAPAARQLPPGFLLGAATAAFQVEGAAWTDGRTDSIWDAFCRQPGAVLGGDDGAVAADHYHRYREDVALMAELGLGAYRFSTSWARVRPDDGPTNPAGLDFYSRLVDELLAHDLVPWLTLYHWDLPQALQDRGGWTDRDTAYRFADYAVAVHEALGDRVRVWTTLNEPWCSSFLSYAGGEHAPGRTDPTEAIAAAHHLLLGHGLAARALRERDGDATLGITLNFTVADPADPADPADVDAARRIDGAHNRIFLDPIFRGEYPADVLADMAAHWPAGLVHDGDLATIAAPIDVLGVNYYNGGLVAGPAAPDGEPADGGAAAAGDVAAVGADPASADGGRTTDGGPGQVLPGRRRRSPFVGSEDVRSVPRGLPTTAMGWEVQPEGLTRLLTRLHEEYTGPAGVALYVTENGAAYDDEPDAAGFVRDDERVAYVRDHLHAVLDAVEAGADVRGYFVWSLLDNFEWAFGYSKRFGIVRVDYETLERVPKASALWYRDVARARAVPTA encoded by the coding sequence ATGAATGCCACCACCACCCGGTCCGTGCCCGCCCCCGCGGGGCAGGCCCCCGGGCCGGGACACCCGGTCGCGCCCGGGCAGGCCCCGGCGCCCGGGCAGGTCCCCGCGCCCGCCGACGCCCCCGCGCCGGCCGACGCCCCCGCGCCCGCCGCCCGGCAGCTGCCGCCGGGGTTCCTCCTCGGCGCGGCCACCGCCGCCTTCCAGGTCGAGGGCGCGGCCTGGACGGACGGGCGCACGGACTCGATCTGGGACGCCTTCTGCCGCCAGCCCGGCGCGGTCCTCGGCGGGGACGACGGCGCCGTCGCCGCCGACCACTACCACCGCTACCGCGAGGACGTCGCCCTGATGGCCGAGCTGGGGCTGGGCGCCTACCGGTTCTCCACCTCCTGGGCCCGCGTCCGGCCCGACGACGGCCCGACCAACCCGGCCGGCCTGGACTTCTACTCCCGCCTGGTCGACGAGCTGCTCGCCCACGACCTGGTGCCCTGGCTGACGCTGTACCACTGGGACCTGCCGCAGGCGCTGCAGGACCGGGGCGGCTGGACCGACCGGGACACCGCCTACCGCTTCGCCGACTACGCCGTCGCGGTCCACGAGGCGCTCGGGGACCGGGTGCGGGTCTGGACCACGCTGAACGAGCCGTGGTGCTCCTCGTTCCTGTCCTACGCCGGCGGGGAGCACGCGCCCGGCCGCACCGACCCCACCGAGGCGATCGCCGCGGCGCACCACCTGCTCCTCGGCCACGGCCTGGCGGCGCGGGCGCTGCGCGAGCGCGACGGCGACGCCACCCTCGGCATCACGCTGAACTTCACCGTCGCGGACCCCGCCGACCCCGCCGACCCGGCCGACGTCGACGCCGCCCGGCGCATCGACGGCGCGCACAACCGGATCTTCCTCGACCCGATCTTCCGCGGCGAGTACCCGGCGGACGTCCTCGCCGACATGGCGGCGCACTGGCCGGCGGGCCTGGTCCACGACGGCGACCTGGCCACCATCGCGGCGCCGATCGACGTGCTCGGGGTCAACTACTACAACGGCGGCCTGGTGGCCGGGCCGGCCGCCCCGGACGGGGAGCCCGCCGACGGCGGCGCGGCCGCCGCGGGTGACGTGGCCGCCGTCGGTGCGGACCCTGCCTCCGCCGACGGCGGCCGGACCACCGACGGCGGTCCCGGGCAGGTGCTGCCCGGCCGGCGGCGCCGCAGCCCGTTCGTGGGCTCGGAGGACGTCCGGTCGGTCCCCCGCGGCCTCCCCACGACGGCGATGGGCTGGGAGGTCCAGCCGGAGGGGCTGACACGGCTGCTCACCCGGTTGCACGAGGAGTACACCGGCCCCGCCGGCGTGGCGCTGTACGTCACGGAGAACGGGGCCGCCTACGACGACGAGCCGGACGCGGCGGGGTTCGTGCGGGACGACGAGCGGGTGGCCTACGTCCGCGACCATCTGCACGCCGTGCTCGACGCCGTCGAGGCCGGCGCCGACGTGCGCGGCTACTTCGTCTGGTCGCTGCTGGACAACTTCGAGTGGGCGTTCGGCTACAGCAAGCGGTTCGGCATCGTCCGGGTGGACTACGAGACCCTGGAGCGCGTGCCCAAGGCCAGCGCGCTGTGGTACCGCGACGTCGCCCGGGCGCGGGCGGTGCCCACGGCGTAG
- a CDS encoding LacI family DNA-binding transcriptional regulator yields MVSDGTVRHAPTLVEVARLAGVSRATASRAINGGDRVSPAARAAVEAAVRETGYRPNPAARSLVTRRTDSIAVVIPESDSRLFTDPFFATVLHGVTTALASTDLQVVLLIGQRGVDRARRMVGYLRGGHADGAIVVSHHRMDSVVDVLAGSDIPVVLIGRPFDATLPLTWVDVDNAAGARLATEHLLARGARRVGTVAGPPDMSAAEDRLTGWRAALAEAGLPADAVVRADFTADGAAAATERLLAERPGLDGLFVASDQMAAAALDVLAAHGRRVPDDVRLVGFDNMDLAARTRPPLTTAVNPAGEMARRAVQMLLARLAGTGGTESVVLPTELVVRGSA; encoded by the coding sequence ATGGTCTCGGACGGCACGGTGCGGCACGCGCCGACCCTCGTCGAGGTCGCCCGGCTCGCCGGGGTCTCCCGGGCCACCGCCTCGCGCGCCATCAACGGCGGGGACCGGGTCAGCCCGGCCGCCCGGGCCGCCGTCGAGGCCGCGGTGCGCGAGACCGGCTACCGGCCCAACCCGGCCGCCCGGTCCCTGGTCACCCGGCGCACCGACTCCATCGCCGTCGTCATCCCCGAGTCCGACTCCCGCCTCTTCACCGACCCGTTCTTCGCCACCGTGCTGCACGGGGTGACGACGGCGCTGGCCAGCACCGACCTGCAGGTCGTGCTGCTCATCGGCCAGCGCGGGGTCGACCGCGCCCGCCGGATGGTGGGGTACCTGCGCGGCGGGCACGCCGACGGCGCCATCGTCGTCTCCCACCACCGGATGGACAGCGTCGTCGACGTCCTCGCCGGCTCCGACATCCCGGTGGTCCTCATCGGCCGGCCCTTCGACGCCACCCTGCCGCTGACCTGGGTGGACGTGGACAACGCCGCGGGCGCGCGGCTGGCCACCGAGCACCTGCTGGCCCGCGGGGCCCGCCGGGTCGGCACGGTCGCCGGTCCGCCGGACATGTCCGCCGCGGAGGACCGGCTGACTGGCTGGCGGGCCGCCCTCGCCGAGGCCGGGCTGCCCGCCGACGCCGTCGTCCGCGCCGACTTCACCGCCGACGGCGCCGCCGCAGCGACCGAGCGGCTGCTGGCCGAGCGGCCGGGCCTCGACGGGCTGTTCGTGGCCTCGGACCAGATGGCCGCCGCGGCGCTGGACGTCCTGGCCGCGCACGGCCGGCGGGTGCCCGACGACGTGCGGCTCGTCGGGTTCGACAACATGGACCTGGCCGCGCGCACCCGGCCCCCGCTCACCACGGCGGTGAACCCGGCCGGGGAGATGGCCCGCCGGGCGGTGCAGATGCTGCTGGCCCGGCTCGCCGGGACGGGCGGGACGGAGTCGGTGGTGCTGCCCACCGAGCTGGTGGTGCGCGGCTCGGCCTGA